Genomic window (Ananas comosus cultivar F153 linkage group 16, ASM154086v1, whole genome shotgun sequence):
AATTACTTTATTTGTACTTGCTCGGGTTGCTCCAACCTCTGCAAATGTGAACCCTGAAAGCATAGTGCCAGTTCATCGATTAAATGAGCAGGTGAAATTAGAAGaccttaattatttaatttgattcattTTACAAGATAGAGCCAAAGAACTTCAAAAAGGGAAGAGAATAAGCACCTTTAGTGACATCCATGCAGCGTCCTATTGTATCTCTTGGATCTGCGTCATCATGAGATAAAAAAGATTCTACATTGTCGTCCAAAGAACCATCTTCCACAAAGCGATCCATGTCAGCCTGTGATTGAATATTTGTATCACATACTTCCAAACAGAGGTCTAATTTAGTGTTTGCTTGGAAGGATAATTGGGAATAGCAACAAATATCCTAAGGAACTCCTGTTCTAATTGTCGTACTCGCTATGTTTGGTTAGGGATAGGCCAAGAGGCTGCCCTTCGGGCCTTTATTCCCCACTAAGTTCAAAATGGAGATGGCACATATTCCATTGTATCTCAAGGGATGGTGAGGATATCTACCACTGTTCCCTACTATATCTCCCAACAAAGCGCTGACTAAGAGTTCGAGCAAACAGACATAAAATATAGATAATGTGGTTTCTAGACTTCTGAGAACCACTTACCAACTGGTTCGGTGGAGAGGTTAAACTTCCCGTACCATCAGAAGTGAACACCATCAAAGGCTTAGATGAGCCCCCACTTTGCGGCAACTGTGGCATGGACATAACATCTCCCGGTGTGTGCGTTGATGGTGTTGAGGGTGCAGAGCTCGGAGATGGCCCAGCGGTGTTTGCAGTTCCTGAACTATTAGCAGGGCCAGAGGATGAGACAGGCTGCTTCCTCTTGCGTCCGGTTTGATTCTTTGAGACCTAGATATTAGATGAAAATCACAGACGATAGTTACTGTAtccatatctttacattggatGATTTTGTTGACTTCACACCCCATTTTGAAAGATCATATAGTTGCATATCCAGAAAaagatttttaatataagatCCTATCCAATCTAGATTCCATTTTACAAACAATTTGGATGAAGAGTAAATAGTTTTTTAGAAACTAGACAAAGCAATTTTGATGCTAGTTCCAGCATATTGCTAGTTTGTATCCCCAGAAATAGAAAAATGTTCCCCATGATTGCTTTTTGAGAACTGCGAAAATGAACAATTGACAACTATACTACGTAATAATTTCCTTTGTATCTTTATCATGCGCGGGCGCGTCTATATATATCCAACTTCTACAAAATTTGCCATATTGATGTTCCTGTGTCATGTCATAGCATTAAATCATTTTCTGTTCCATGCTTTTGATAGGAAGTAACTAAATAAACAATAGCAGACAAACTAAAGATCAAAATGCTATCAGTAATAGGATTTCGTTTGACTGgaaataccaaatgtaacacaAACATAACAAGCTGGACAAGACTCTTCAGAAGTATACACGGATTAATCATTAATTATAcctaaaaaaactaattttcacagaaaacaacaaaagaaagatgaaaacaGTACATTGTCGCTAGGCACCatgaataataaagaaaaagatgtgAAATAGCTTTGTTTCTAATCAAGTAGATTTAgcatagaataagaaaaatcaacTAATGATTTCAGCAACAAATAAgccaaaaaatatgaaaaagaaaCTTACCTGATCAGCTCCTCGAAAAGAGTTTGACATGCTTCCATCAACCGTTACACTTCCAGTGCCAGGTTTCTCCTGTTGATGAAGGAGATGATTAGAACTTTGGGACTGCTGGCTCGAAATAGcatgctgctgaagctgctgttGACTGCTAttctgttgctgctgctgctgttgctgttgctgttgctgctgctgtaaCTGAGCAATTTTCTACTACACATAAACAACAATATAAGGAAAAGAAACTAGAAAGAACAAACAAAATTTGTTCAACAACACACGTGCATGGACACGCAAAaaattttctttggattttgcTAGTTATACCCTGTCAGTACAAAAAAAGATACAGCAAAATGTGATAACAGAGTGACAGGAGTGCTTGTGTTTGATTTAATTGAGGAATGTTTTGTAATGTCTATATCACGTAATGGTAAAGCTGTGCAGgccttatctgaactatagtgCATTTTGACATGGATACCTCTACTTTAAAACTTTTCAGTTTACTACCTAACCTCATAGTTACTCTGATTTCAGAATTCTGTTAAGTTGTAACACAACATAATGATTTGCACTTAAATAAATGGCTATCAACTATTCCATCAAGGAAAAGAATTCTCAATTAGGTTCGCATAATAAGTTACAAATACCATTAAGTTCTGATGGAGAGGTAGTCAACTCAAAATTACCATAAATTTGGTAGGAAAATCATTGAAGTACCTACTTCAAACAGTGCTATAAATCAGGTAAGCTCTGTACCTTTTAACCTCAAGTAACTAGTTTAAAATATGTCCTAGTTGCTTAAAGTGCAACTGAAATAACAACTTGAAGGAGTGGAGTAAGTTGCACCTTCATTAGCATGTCTGTGTCTGTACGAGGCATCCCAGCACTCTGCATAGGAGATCCAACATTTGAAATGACATCACCAACACTGTTTGCCTGGCCATCCTTCCCAAGAACCATGTTTCTATTGTTCATAAGAATTCTCATTCTTCTGCTATCAATATCTCCAGCTGTAGGGGATGAGAGATTTTGCTGCGCCTGAAGCAGAAGCTGTTGCTGGTGTGGACTTAGAAACTGAAGCTGATTGTATGCTTGAGGGGATGGCATAAAATTCTTCTGCTGCTGTAGAATTCCTTGACGGAGCTGGTCTAGACCCTACAAAGTCATAAAAAAGAGGTAAACAGAAAGCATTTTGAACAAAACAACAGGAAAAACAACAAAGAGGACCCACGGTAATGAGCATTTACACAAAGTCCTCACAACGTTAAATAGTCCCAGAAGAAAATCAAGTCGAGTGCACAAGCAAATGGATTTAAGCATTCATAAACACGAGATGTGGCGAACCTTTAGTGCAAAATAAACATAAATTCGAAACACTTAGCATTCATAAACATGAGCTGTGGCGAACCTTTAGTGcaaaataaacataaatttgAAACACTATGACATCAAATAACTACAGAATAACAACCCATTGTTTGGGTGATAATTTACTGGACATTGTAACACCTTCATACAATTTCTCTTAAATAAGTCATTTAGAGCGGGGAATAAATGTAGTCCATTTCCAATCAAAAACATTGTATAACGAAATTCGGATAGGGTGTAATAAGTACAAAGCAATGCTGCCAAAAAGAAAATCACTATGCTAGAAGAGGGAATAAACATAGTCGATATGGAGCTTACTGTGAGAGGCCATCCTTTCAAAGTCAAATTGTTTCCAGCCTGATTTGATCCTGCAATAAACAGAGTTTTAGTTAGTCCATTAAGCTCAACAGAAAACGTTAAGAActtcttaaaaattttgatacaaactACCAAGAAAAGTTGTTTCTTCATTGTAAACACTAACTATTACACATGGTAATACACGAGCAGTGTGAAATTTACGGTGGCTTTTAGTTTTATGTTGTAGATCTAGACACTAAACTAGACCACCAGAAAAAGGACATTGCCTtacatcaaattaaaataaaataaaattgggaGCAGCAAGGGGGTGAAATATAGAAAAATGTGCAAAGCACGTTGTGATGTTAGCAGTTCTAAGCCTAACGAgtaaatggaaaaagaaaagcaatataaaatttaagagaAAGATGAGGgtgaaaaaggttaaaaaaacaaaataaaagagcaTTAGACTGGCCATTACCTGGAACGCCGATCAAGGATCCATCAGGACCTCCAGTTCTAGGGTTCAAAACTGAATTAATCTCAGTCTTGATACTCTGCCAACAATCACTATTCTCAGCAAAAGGATAAGGAAAATACTCTATAAAAGCATATTTAACAGAAACTAACTTGTGCAGGCCCAGGGAGTTGCTGGCTTCTGGCCTGAACCTGCTGCAGAGTGCCCGATAAGCCACCACTTGCCCCATGCAAAACTTGCCTGCATTGAGAGCAATTTGTTACTTTCTCAAGACAGTTAAATTTCTACCACTTTCACAAACAAAAGGCAAAAATATGCACATCAAATGCACACTGCCAAGGGTACAAGAAAAACCCTGGCACACACCGAATCACGCAGACACACTAAAAGATAATACACAGGTGAAAAGGATACCCTGAAGGCTGTCCAGTTGCAGCTGATTTTAACATTGATGCATGGCCCGGATCTACCAGCTGGCTCATATTTTCACCGAATCGTTGCTGCAACTGAAGCTTTTCAGATCGTAAAAGAatttataagaaaagaaaaggtgcGCACggtaaagaagaaaatatttctGCAGCAAACACTACATGCAGCTCTGTAGGTGAATACCTTCATTGATGCTTCATCAAGAGAATCCCTTTGATGAGGCAACTTCAACCTCTCCTCATACATTTTTGTTGCCAAGGCATTAGCAGTACCAGGGCTTTGCCGCATTATGGAATCATTGCCAGCAAGCCCAGAGGTAGTACCATTTAGAAGATGAGCCCCCTCCCTacgttgttgctgctgctgctgctgttgctgctgctgctgctgctgctgctgttgttgctgctgctgctgctgctgctgctgctgctgttgctgctgctgctgctgctgctgctgctgctgctgttgctgttgctgttgctgctgctgttgttgatgTTGTGCATGTCTTTGTAATAACATTTGTTGCATTTGAATTTGGTGTTGGTGCTGTTGCTGCTGTTGGGGTGGTggtggctgctgctgctgctgctgctgctgctgctccctAGCTTTTATGAGTTGAGTCTGTGGCCAATACCAAGAAGTTtaagaaaatgattaaaatagcAGATTGATCATAATCAAGAAGTTGAACAGAATGATTAAAACGGCACAGTGGCATGATTTCTTAAGACGGTCTATTACATGGATGATTCCAGAATAGTTTCCGTCAGTAATAACAGGGAGTATAGAGTATATAAAAGTCCTTCCTTCACAATCAAGTGTTAGGAACCTATATAATGAACGCAGCAACTAAAAAGCATGAAAAGATTACGCACACACTGCATGGTGTTCAAGTACGAACATGCAAGTAAATAAAGCAGCAATGCTAAAACCGAAAGCTCCAGTATGTTATTTAATAGATGGTCGTCAAACCATTGCCTGCCTTCTCACATTAACTTGGATAGTAAGTTCAGAAGGTTTATAGAGACTAATGTGATAAATTCTTGCCTCTATATACGATGCCGCAACATCAGAATGCTTCTCATTAGTCCTTGCAATGAATATATCCCAAAATACCGACCACCATTCAAACAGGAAACCACCTGGAGCATCaattgctgaaaaaaaaaaagatacttcCATAAATCAAACAATACTCGAAAACACAAGAAACATTGATAATATCCACAGCATCagccaaaaataataataataataataataataataataatagtaatctCAGTAACTAACCAACTGGATCAGAGGAGACTTTCCCTTCAGCTTGAAAGGCCTTTGCAGTTGCCTGCAGATTTCTCTTCATAAAATAATCATAGATGTATACATCCAACCTGTTCTCCACATAGAGCCAAAGAATTAGAGAATTTGCTTTTTTCATAAAGTAAGAACATTAAATGCTTAGAAACAAATAGCACTATGGGAAAGGACTACGAAGGCACAAATCAAATAGAGgagaaagaacaaaaagtgGGCAGCGAAGAAAATAAAACTACCAAACACAgaatcaaccaaaaaaaaaaaaaaaaaaaccatcgtTTTCATGCAAACGTTGATGAGATGCGATTGAAGAAAGATCAGAGATGACAAaacttaaaaggaaaaaaaaaaaacacagaatCACTGCAAGTTGACTTCTTTTTTAGTTCCAGATTAATAAAATCAGAGTACAAAAATATTTCATGTTACCGAAAATCGATAGTCCTTTGTACGAAAATATTTCATGTTTTCCTACACAAGATTAATCAAATAAACCGACTATTGAGTTGTTCCTTCTATTTTCTACCtttttttaaggaaataaaAGTTGTTTCCTTTTCATACTTCTGATTTAGATAAAATCAGAGATTAAGCAAACAAGCAATTTCGAACTCATAATTTACTCAACTCGGTTAAAACAAGCTCTtttaccttaattttttttaaaagaaaacataaacggggtcaaaaaaaaaaacaaataagtaAGCGAAGTTAAagttactaaaaaaaaaaaaaaaaaaaaaatactggaACCCAACAAAACCCTAAGGAATAATCCTACCAGGATAAGCATCCTCGCCAATTTCTCCTAAAATCAGATTAAtaaactaatataaaaataaaatacccaaaaaaaaagaacaagtaaTCCATCAGAAACCAAAACTTTAGATGCAACAAAGGAGATCAGAATCTCACATTTTATCCGCTTCCCAGTTCGTCTGCGACATGATTGCGACCAATCCTCCAATCGCCCAAACTCCTCCTCCCCaactcttccctctctctcctcctctcttcctacgctccctctcctccctcgcctcTCCCACGAGAACCAccgagagaggagagagctcgATTTCGACGCAAACaccgccccctcctcctcccctccacccccccacccccccgcTCTCCGCCTCCTCTCGAGCTCCGAAACCCTAATTCGTACCTCGAATCCTCCTCTCGCTTTCTCGGCCCCAAAAACCCTTCCCGAAACCCTAAAAATAACGGAagaggtgaagaagaagaggggaaaaGAGGAGAGGTGTataaagaaggagaaaaagcgAAGGAAACGCGAGgaccaaaaaatattaatatttatttatgttttttaatttactattttgcCACTCCGCCACCTCACCTCGAGCAAtcaactttaaataaaaaataattaattaattaatataataataaataaaaataaaaatcgccATCATAAAGTTATTATGCGCCACATAAGATCCGCCGCTATCCTAACGTCCGTATACAGAAAAATCATTCCCCGAACCCGGTGTATAAGTACATCTCAATGCACCGCACcctcaaaatttaataatagtAGAATCTCAagatcctaatctaattagttaggtaaaaaagtataaagagtagaatattttttttaatgtaaataaTATATTGTATCATACAAATTACGCTAAAATCaattaagatataatttttacagttccacaaaaattgcaaaaatatatatctttatatattttccttCCAACTCTTCCATTTGTgtgataataatataataatttgatcTTTAATACCAAATGAGAGTtgagaatataaaatatttacttccatttttaactcttttttatcATCTAAAATTAGGTTGCGGTTCATGAGGTGCACGAGTACACCAGGTGCAAGCAATAATATCTCTCGTAAACGGCGTTAAAACACGGAGAGGACGAGGCGGAGCCTCTCAGACGTTCGTCCGCATAGAAGAGTATATGCGAGCGCCCGCACGGAAATGGTCCTTTGGACATTTGTCCTATGGTTTCTGGGTACGCGTCTGCGtgtggaaaaattctagaatgcaacgagtatattagtgacgtggcgtaacaaatcaatcaaattaatttttttaaaaatatatgtcctatcataattgtaaaaaagtatttttattgtacttttatttgaaaaaaaagaatgtgattggcttgttattgatgacgtagtGCAAGTGTGGCAGTATAGAATTCCTCCTGTGTGAGTCCGATACAAACAACGTGGAGAAGCTGTATAGGCGCGTGTTTTGTGCGGTACACCGAGAAACGTTGTGTGAGCCACGTATACCACCTCCGGTTTCCTGTTTCCGGTTTCCGGTTTCCGGTTTCCCCTAACGGAAGTAACCGACGCAAGAGTTGAAACGTCCTCTGAGGTTGTTTTCTATTGGGACGAGGTAATAGTTATTTGGATAGACCACGTGCAGTGGACCCTCGGTTTTGTTTGATTCACTCACCCCTTTTATTTAAACTATGAAATCGGAATAAAATTCACACATTTCGATAATTATCatttattctataaaaattatattctgATTCCCATTCTactagaataaaaataaaattaatttatttatgattCTCCTTGTACAAACCACTCAAAATCCCTTTTTATAAATACCTCTCTCGCCTCACCCTTAACTAGAACTCcactcttaaaattttaaataaatatttcaattgTCTATTctgatttcaatttcaaaaatgaaccaaatatttttcaataattcattttttcattaattttctatttcaatataatctgattttatttctcactgtTATTCTAATCATGAACCAAAAATGTACAATTATTTGAGTCGACTAAAATATTGTTATTATAAGTTGGTGATATGTTGTTAATACTATGAAGATCTTCTTAAATAGGTGCGtagctttttatattttatatacatatatcaatattgataaattaattaactatctATAAATACAACATTTTACAAGGATCAATATCATTACTTTGGTTTGAATTCACATTCGGAGacaattttttataccataGCTACGTATTTCAtgcaagaataaaaatatttattttaatagaaaattattatattttatctttcattAAATTGATACGATCTCCACTGAAACAAATAGAGTATTAATTTGGGTTATATCACGCGTGCCATCTCTTAAGTGTGTGGAGtctattattataaaattaggtTAATTGAATACAGATTTtcgcaaacatagtgaattacagatatatttctgtaaagttcaacttttataagttatctctgtaaaagtcctaatgtttttATATACGTCCATCTGGTTCGTTACCGTTAAAGAaccgttagaaaactatttatattttcaattttgccatcacaaatatatcccttcaaaagttataacagtataatataagagaggtaaaaatgtcaaaaattaactcGGGTAGAGtttttaacctatggttaactaaacttttataacggattctaacggcaagaacatatctgaaaatattagaacttttgtaggaataacttatgaaagttgaattttacaggaatatatctgtaattcactatatttgtggAGACCTATATGCAATTGACCTTATAAAATTtgtgtaaaatatttttgacaatACACATAAATATCCATCCTTCACTTTTGTTATAAGATCATTTAAAATGTAGTATATGTACTCCGGTttctactttaatttttttcacaataATCTAAGAAAAAGAGTatcgagttaaaaaaaaaaaaatctccatcatcctttaattataaaatattacatatgttatatttatttttaataagaccttgcaaaatactaaaataaaaattttaaaaataatttcgtaTTATGTTGAAGcgagaataatattttatattatctcaaaataatgtaaaaaaataattatatcatatttttctaTGCAAGGTGGAGATTTCTTATTGGACAAAGGGTTCCTGTGGCTGCGGTTCACGGACGACGTGGTGAACCATGTTCAATAAACATTCAGATAACAGGACAGTGGAAAGGTGGGCCCACTGAATTGACCGTTCAAAAGATGTTTCCCGTGAAGGCGAACGGATAAGATCACACTGCAGGATTAATCACAGCCGTTGAAAACGGACGGCCGTGATCTACTTGATCATCGCCTAATTGCTAGCGTTTTAAGGCTAAATAACCTCAATTAACCCCATAAATAGTTTAGCCTATTTACACGTAGcttttatgtgatttaaaacaaaattatatattttgtccCTCACCTTTCTTTTCATAATtccttttttgaattttacctTTTTCcacatattattttttgttgactttttaaaatttctattaatGTTATTTCGTTATATGTATACGTATTTATACGATTATACATATTCGATTTTCTTTCATTATTGTACTTAGTTCCCGTACTGGCATACTCAACTCAAAAAAGGCTTAAATTAAGAACATATTTGGAATagttaaatttagattatgAATTCAATAGATGAATTGAATCTAATCAATATCACTTGTTGTGCATTGTACAGACCGTGACGTGAGATCACCAACTCGGGTACTATAAGAGCTAGCAAAATTATCTTTCATCTGTGCAATGTCATGTTTCAAGTACGAAGAAAAAATATCGTCTTATTATGATTGagaatctttcaaaataaaacaaatatttataaattaatacattacagttagtaccttgtggttttatattttctcattttagtatcctgtgatttaaagtgtattaagttagtaccctgtggttttatttttctctttttattatctatttcactatttttttcgttaaatcagtgacaatgTTAAAATTAAGGGGTacaaaagtgaatattcgataaacctaggtagggtatctgaagttttatatgtatataatttaacaaaatattaacggagaaaaaaaaagtgacaaagttaaaactaaagagtactaaagtaaatattcaataaacctaaatagggtatctgaaatttttttatatataatttaacaaaatattaacggagaaaaaaaaagtgacaaagttaaaactaaagagtactaaagtaaatattcaataaacctaaatagggtatctgaaatttttttcatataatttaacaaaatattaatagaggggccgtcgaaaagaaaaaaatgaaaccacagggtactaaattgatgcattttaaatcacagaatattaaagtgaaaaaatacgagACCATacaatactaaattgatacattttaaatcacagagtactaaaatgaaaaaatacaaaactatatgggtggtatttgaaattttcccttaCATTAATAACTCTATGTGGATAAAACAAATCATTTCCTTGAAACAGTAAAAGGGTGTTATGGTCATTTTAGCCTCTGCTGTGGTGGTTAACACTCAACTACAAGTCAAAGTAAGAGACTATTTTATGCACCCGGTTCATGGCTACGTATATATGCACCAGCAAAAGCTTATTTATtatagataattttaaattataatttaataaattttatgcatAATATAGCTAAAAATAGTCTACTTATGAATTGAATGatgtttttttaataaaattttggcttgtgccaaaattgattttttaaaaaaattataataatttttttggatgTATTTAATTTGTCCTCACCAAGTTTTTCTCATTTTTACCTTACATGATTTAATTACGTTCGActatttatgattttattcttgtttcactaaaaaaaatctgtcttcaaatataaaaataaaataatatttttttaaaaccacATAATGACACCTTATTAAACTATAGATATTTGcagaacaaataaaattaaaaaatagttgaaTATAACTTTTTGAACCATAAAATAACACAATAAAAACACACTGAACTATAAAATagtaaagtataatttttttaaattacagtaTGGTGAAGTTTAAATACGCTAAACCACAAAAGATAATTTAAGATTTACTCTATTTTAAAGAGAACTAATAGtattagagaaatatatatttctgctgcaaaatatgattaaatataatGTGCGTACTCTGATAATAGTAGTTATTACTTTGACcgtatcaattttttattataaatattgtaTCTGGTATCGATTGTTTCTAGCGCAATTAGTAAAATAATTGATGGTTGGTGCCCgacattttaacttttaaaatctaattgcttaatatttttaactaagtttatttcttaaattttttttaaaaagaacgAATAGATAATATGTTACCtttatctgaaaaaaaaataaaaaaatatattgtatgtGGTGCATGAAATTTAAGGTGACACCTGGTGCAGGCAATGTTTCCTTCATTTAAAGAGAGAATGGATGGTGATTGGTTAATGGTGAGTGTCATAAATGCCACTAATTATTACTTATTACTTACATTATTAAAATAATGAAGAGGACGTTCCCTACCGTCCGATCCATCATTATCACCAATGATTGCACAagcattaaaacaaaaaaaaaaaaaaacgtcacTTTCGCAGCGCTTCTagaaataagatatttaaattGACAAGcaatatgattaaatttaattgtaaattaTTTAAGAGTTTTCACAAATTAAATtagccaatttgtataaaaaatttacaagctttgaattttaacaaaattggaccgcctttttttattttatatatttgtactgaattttcaataaattaaccaaaatatctttattcATTTCNtttttttttcttttgttcttttttttctctccgaaccTCGTCACCTCCTTCACCTTCTCCGCGGCCCTCGGCGATGGTAACGAGGACGGTGCCACATCCTTTTCCTCCATCTCCTTCTCTGCCTGCGCCGGCGGCCCTCGGCG
Coding sequences:
- the LOC109722230 gene encoding transcriptional corepressor LEUNIG-like isoform X4, with amino-acid sequence MSQTNWEADKMLDVYIYDYFMKRNLQATAKAFQAEGKVSSDPVAIDAPGGFLFEWWSVFWDIFIARTNEKHSDVAASYIETQLIKAREQQQQQQQQQPPPPQQQQQHQHQIQMQQMLLQRHAQHQQQQQQQQQQQQQQQQQQQQQQQQQQQQQQQQQQQQQQQQQQQQQQQQQQRREGAHLLNGTTSGLAGNDSIMRQSPGTANALATKMYEERLKLPHQRDSLDEASMKQRFGENMSQLVDPGHASMLKSAATGQPSGQVLHGASGGLSGTLQQVQARSQQLPGPAQSIKTEINSVLNPRTGGPDGSLIGVPGSNQAGNNLTLKGWPLTGLDQLRQGILQQQKNFMPSPQAYNQLQFLSPHQQQLLLQAQQNLSSPTAGDIDSRRMRILMNNRNMVLGKDGQANSVGDVISNVGSPMQSAGMPRTDTDMLMKKIAQLQQQQQQQQQQQQQQNSSQQQLQQHAISSQQSQSSNHLLHQQEKPGTGSVTVDGSMSNSFRGADQVSKNQTGRKRKQPVSSSGPANSSGTANTAGPSPSSAPSTPSTHTPGDVMSMPQLPQSGGSSKPLMVFTSDGTGSLTSPPNQLADMDRFVEDGSLDDNVESFLSHDDADPRDTIGRCMDVTKGFTFAEVGATRASTNKVICCHFSSDGKLLATGGHDKKAVLWYTEPLKPKSTLEEHSLLITDVRFSPSMPRLATSSFDKTVRVWDAENTGYSLRTFTGHFASVMSLDFHPNKEDLICSCDGDGEIRYWSINNGSCTRVFKGGTTQMRFQPRQGRYLAAAADCSISILDAETQACRQTLQGHTKHVDSICWDFTGEYLASVSEDSVKVWSVGSGSEGDCAYELSSNGNKFHSCVFHPNYPSLLVIGGYQSLELWDMPENKTMTLAAHEGLIASLAVSNTTGLVASASHDKWVKLWK
- the LOC109722230 gene encoding transcriptional corepressor LEUNIG-like isoform X2 — encoded protein: MSQTNWEADKMLDVYIYDYFMKRNLQATAKAFQAEGKVSSDPVAIDAPGGFLFEWWSVFWDIFIARTNEKHSDVAASYIETQLIKAREQQQQQQQQQPPPPQQQQQHQHQIQMQQMLLQRHAQHQQQQQQQQQQQQQQQQQQQQQQQQQQQQQQQQQQQQQQQQQQQQQQQQQQRREGAHLLNGTTSGLAGNDSIMRQSPGTANALATKMYEERLKLPHQRDSLDEASMKLQLQQRFGENMSQLVDPGHASMLKSAATGQPSGQVLHGASGGLSGTLQQVQARSQQLPGPAQSIKTEINSVLNPRTGGPDGSLIGVPGSNQAGNNLTLKGWPLTGLDQLRQGILQQQKNFMPSPQAYNQLQFLSPHQQQLLLQAQQNLSSPTAGDIDSRRMRILMNNRNMVLGKDGQANSVGDVISNVGSPMQSAGMPRTDTDMLMKKIAQLQQQQQQQQQQQQQQNSSQQQLQQHAISSQQSQSSNHLLHQQEKPGTGSVTVDGSMSNSFRGADQVSKNQTGRKRKQPVSSSGPANSSGTANTAGPSPSSAPSTPSTHTPGDVMSMPQLPQSGGSSKPLMVFTSDGTGSLTSPPNQLADMDRFVEDGSLDDNVESFLSHDDADPRDTIGRCMDVTKGFTFAEVGATRASTNKVICCHFSSDGKLLATGGHDKKAVLWYTEPLKPKSTLEEHSLLITDVRFSPSMPGLATSSFDKTVRVWDAEKTGYSLCTFTGHFAPVMSLDFHPNKEDLICSCDGDGEIRYWSINNRSCTRVFKGGTTQMRFQPRQGRYLAAAADCSISIFDAETQACRQTLQGHTKHVHSICWDFTGEYLASVSEDSVKVWSVGSGSEGDCAYELSSNGNKFHSCVFHPTYPSLLVIGGYQSLELWDMSENKTMTLAAHEGLIASLAVSNTTGLVASASHDKCVKLWK